The following coding sequences lie in one Zingiber officinale cultivar Zhangliang chromosome 2B, Zo_v1.1, whole genome shotgun sequence genomic window:
- the LOC122045288 gene encoding probable adenylate kinase 1, chloroplastic isoform X1 — MAALSRLLRHNAPGRWMSSVVAESGIACPPSVARMGVVPARDPACPSVQWVFLGCPGVGKGTYASRLSRLLGVPHIATGDLVRDELASSGPLSKQLAEIVNQGHLVSDEIIINLLSKRLEDGGNKGESGFILDGFPRTTRQAEILEGVAEIDLVVNLKLREDALFAKCLGRRICSQCRGNFNIASVDIKGEHGRPGITMAPLLPPEHCMSKLIARADDTEEVVKERLRVYYEMSKPVEEFYRKRGKLIDFDLPGGIPESWPMLLQALDIDDHDEKQTAVA, encoded by the exons ATGGCGGCTCTGAGCCGCTTGCTGAGGCACAACGCGCCGGGGAGGTGGATGTCTTCGGTGGTCGCTGAATCGGGGATCGCATGCCCGCCGAGCGTGGCACGCATGGGGGTCGTGCCTGCGAGGGATCCTGCGTGCCCGAGCGTGCAGTGGGTTTTCCTAGGGTGCCCAGGCGTCGGGAAGGGAACCTACGCCAGCCGCCTCTCTCGTCTCCTTGGTGTGCCGCACATCGCCACCGGTGATCTCGTCCGGGACGAGCTCGCCTCGTCGGGCCCTCTTTCAAAACAG CTTGCAGAAATTGTGAATCAAGGACATTTAGTGTCTGATGAGATTATCATCAATCTCTTATCCAAGCGTCTAGAAGATGGAGGAAATAAAGGTGAATCAGGATTTATTCTTGATGGTTTTCCACGAACAACACGACAGGCA GAAATACTAGAGGGAGTAGCAGAAATTGACTTGGTTGTCAACTTAAAGCTCAGAGAAGATGCACTGTTTGCAAAATGTCTTGGGAGGAGAATTTGTAGCCAATGTAGGGGTAACTTTAACATTGCCTCTGTCGACATCAAGGGTGAACATGGGAGACCAGGTATAACTATGGCCCCACTTTTGCCTCCTGAACATTGTATGTCGAAACTCATCGCTCGAGCAGATGACACTGAAGAGGTGGTGAAGGAGCGTTTGCGTGTATACTATGAAATG AGCAAACCAGTAGAAGAGTTCTACCGCAAGCGAGGTAAGCTCATAGACTTCGATTTGCCTGGAGGTATTCCTGAATCTTGGCCAATGCTTTTGCAAGCTCTGGACATTGATGACCATGATGAGAAGCAAACAGCCGTAGCATGA
- the LOC122045288 gene encoding probable adenylate kinase 1, chloroplastic isoform X3, which produces MAALSRLLRHNAPGRWMSSVVAESGIACPPSVARMGVVPARDPACPSVQWVFLGCPGVGKGTYASRLSRLLGVPHIATGDLVRDELASSGPLSKQLAEIVNQGHLVSDEIIINLLSKRLEDGGNKGESGFILDGFPRTTRQAEILEGVAEIDLVVNLKLREDALFAKCLGRRICSQCRGNFNIASVDIKGEHGRPGITMAPLLPPEHCMSKLIARADDTEEVVKERLRVYYEMLWTLMTMMRSKQP; this is translated from the exons ATGGCGGCTCTGAGCCGCTTGCTGAGGCACAACGCGCCGGGGAGGTGGATGTCTTCGGTGGTCGCTGAATCGGGGATCGCATGCCCGCCGAGCGTGGCACGCATGGGGGTCGTGCCTGCGAGGGATCCTGCGTGCCCGAGCGTGCAGTGGGTTTTCCTAGGGTGCCCAGGCGTCGGGAAGGGAACCTACGCCAGCCGCCTCTCTCGTCTCCTTGGTGTGCCGCACATCGCCACCGGTGATCTCGTCCGGGACGAGCTCGCCTCGTCGGGCCCTCTTTCAAAACAG CTTGCAGAAATTGTGAATCAAGGACATTTAGTGTCTGATGAGATTATCATCAATCTCTTATCCAAGCGTCTAGAAGATGGAGGAAATAAAGGTGAATCAGGATTTATTCTTGATGGTTTTCCACGAACAACACGACAGGCA GAAATACTAGAGGGAGTAGCAGAAATTGACTTGGTTGTCAACTTAAAGCTCAGAGAAGATGCACTGTTTGCAAAATGTCTTGGGAGGAGAATTTGTAGCCAATGTAGGGGTAACTTTAACATTGCCTCTGTCGACATCAAGGGTGAACATGGGAGACCAGGTATAACTATGGCCCCACTTTTGCCTCCTGAACATTGTATGTCGAAACTCATCGCTCGAGCAGATGACACTGAAGAGGTGGTGAAGGAGCGTTTGCGTGTATACTATGAAATG CTCTGGACATTGATGACCATGATGAGAAGCAAACAGCCGTAG
- the LOC122045288 gene encoding probable adenylate kinase 1, chloroplastic isoform X2, with amino-acid sequence MAALSRLLRHNAPGRWMSSVVAESGIACPPSVARMGVVPARDPACPSVQWVFLGCPGVGKGTYASRLSRLLGVPHIATGDLVRDELASSGPLSKQLAEIVNQGHLVSDEIIINLLSKRLEDGGNKGESGFILDGFPRTTRQAEILEGVAEIDLVVNLKLREDALFAKCLGRRICSQCRGNFNIASVDIKGEHGRPGITMAPLLPPEHCMSKLIARADDTEEVVKERLRVYYEMFHLEHGVDLWILGAAEQRGEHCDGHEQFHSHFVSS; translated from the exons ATGGCGGCTCTGAGCCGCTTGCTGAGGCACAACGCGCCGGGGAGGTGGATGTCTTCGGTGGTCGCTGAATCGGGGATCGCATGCCCGCCGAGCGTGGCACGCATGGGGGTCGTGCCTGCGAGGGATCCTGCGTGCCCGAGCGTGCAGTGGGTTTTCCTAGGGTGCCCAGGCGTCGGGAAGGGAACCTACGCCAGCCGCCTCTCTCGTCTCCTTGGTGTGCCGCACATCGCCACCGGTGATCTCGTCCGGGACGAGCTCGCCTCGTCGGGCCCTCTTTCAAAACAG CTTGCAGAAATTGTGAATCAAGGACATTTAGTGTCTGATGAGATTATCATCAATCTCTTATCCAAGCGTCTAGAAGATGGAGGAAATAAAGGTGAATCAGGATTTATTCTTGATGGTTTTCCACGAACAACACGACAGGCA GAAATACTAGAGGGAGTAGCAGAAATTGACTTGGTTGTCAACTTAAAGCTCAGAGAAGATGCACTGTTTGCAAAATGTCTTGGGAGGAGAATTTGTAGCCAATGTAGGGGTAACTTTAACATTGCCTCTGTCGACATCAAGGGTGAACATGGGAGACCAGGTATAACTATGGCCCCACTTTTGCCTCCTGAACATTGTATGTCGAAACTCATCGCTCGAGCAGATGACACTGAAGAGGTGGTGAAGGAGCGTTTGCGTGTATACTATGAAATG TTCCACCTGGAACATGGGGTCGATCTATGGATTCTGGGGGCAGCTGAACAGCGAGGGGAACACTGCGATGGTCATGAGCAATTTCATTCACACTTTGTGAGCAGTTAA
- the LOC122045287 gene encoding protein argonaute 1B-like produces MVRKRRTDASGSGESSEYQETSGSAERAGPQRGPAPQQQGGARERGWVASGSQQAQQGGRGGGGYYQGRGSHPQPRDPEQPFAPSYQGRGGHQFRGGMPYQQQYGGRRGGRSAAGGRGFGPSAAGSTRPPVPELHQATQAPYQPTQPGPLQASSSRQSEMPTSEVVEQFQQLSVEGESSSQEMQPIVPPASSSKSVRFPVRPGKGTNGARCVVKANHFFAELPDKDLHQYDVSITPEVTSRGVNRAVMEQLVRLYRESYLGGRLPAYDGRKSLYTAGPLPFTLKDFQIILVDDDDGSGTERRQRTFRVVIKLAARVDLHHLGMFLAGRQADAPQEALQVLDIVLRELPTARYLPVGRSFYSPDLGRRQHLGEGLESWRGFYQSIRPTQMGLSLNIDMSSTAFIEPLPVIEFVIELLNRDVQSRPLSDADRVKIKKALRGVKVEVTHRGNMRRKYRISGLTSQATRELTFPVDERGTVKSVVQYFQETYGFTIQHTSWPCLQVGNQQRPNYLPMEVCKIVEGQRYSKRLNERQITALLKVTCQRPHDRELDILQTVHHNAYHEDPFAREFGIKISEKLASVEARVLPPPWLKYHDTGREKNCLPRVGQWNMMNKKMVNGGRVNSWTCINFAKNVQDNLARGFCHELAQMCQISGMEFSLDPVLHPLTARPDHVERALKARYHDAMSILQPQGKELDLLIVILPDNNGSLYGDLKRICETDLGLVSQCCLTKHVFRMSKQYLANVALKINVKVGGRNTVLVDALSRCIPLVSDRPTIIFGADVTHPHPGEDSSPSIAAVVASQDWPEVTKYAGLVCAQAHRQELIQDLFKVWQDPQRGTLTGGMIKELLISFKKATGQKPQRIIFYRDGVSEGQFYQVLLYELDAIRKACASLEPNYQPPVTFVVVQKRHHTRLFANNHGDHQSVDKSGNILPGTVVDSKICHPTEFDFYLCSHAGIQGTSRPAHYHVLWDENKFTADGLQTLTNNLCYTYARCTRSVSIVPPAYYAHLAAFRARFYMEPETSDSGSLASGAAAGRGFPPGGARATRGPGTAAVKPLPALKENVKRVMFYC; encoded by the exons ATGGTGAGGAAGCGCAGAACTGATGCTTCTGGTTCAGGTGAAAGCTCAGAATATCAAGAGACAAGTGGTTCTGCAGAGCGGGCAGGGCCTCAACGGGGTCCTGCTCCACAACAACAGGGCGGTGCTAGAGAGAGGGGCTGGGTTGCTTCTGGCTCTCAACAGGCCCAGCAAGGCGGCCGAGGTGGTGGTGGGTATTACCAGGGGCGAGGCAGCCATCCACAACCTCGTGATCCTGAGCAGCCTTTTGCACCATCTTACCAAGGTCGGGGTGGGCATCAGTTTAGAGGTGGAATGCCGTATCAGCAACAGTATGGAGGACGGCGTGGTGGTCGTAGTGCAGCCGGGGGACGTGGGTTTGGCCCCTCTGCTGCAGGTTCAACTAGGCCACCGGTTCCCGAGCTGCACCAAGCAACGCAAGCTCCATATCAACCCACCCAACCAGGACCACTGCAGGCAAGTTCTTCACGACAGTCGGAGATGCCAACTTCTGAGGTTGTAGAACAGTTTCAACAACTCTCTGTGGAAGGTGAATCTTCTAGTCAAGAAATGCAGCCAATAGTTCCGCCAGCTTCTTCGAGCAAGTCTGTGAGATTTCCTGTTCGTCCTGGAAAAGGTACCAATGGAGCTAGATGTGTGGTTAAGGCTAACCATTTTTTTGCTGAACTCCCTGATAAAGATCTTCACCAGTATGAT GTATCTATCACTCCTGAAGTAACATCACGTGGTGTAAATCGTGCTGTGATGGAACAGTTGGTCAGACTTTATAGGGAATCATATTTGGGAGGGCGTCTTCCAGCTTATGATGGAAGGAAGAGTCTCTATACTGCTGGTCCTTTGCCATTTACCTTAAAAGATTTTCAGATCATTCTAGTGGACGATGATGATGGTTCTGGCACAGAAAG GCGCCAAAGAACATTTCGTGTTGTTATTAAATTAGCCGCTCGTGTTGATCTTCATCACCTTGGGATGTTTTTAGCTGGGAGGCAGGCTGATGCTCCTCAAGAAGCATTGCAAGTACTGGATATTGTACTACGTGAATTACCTACTGCCAG ATATTTGCCTGTCGGACGGTCCTTTTATTCACCTGATCTGGGAAGAAGGCAGCATCTTGGTGAGGGGCTTGAAAGTTGGAGAGGTTTTTATCAGAGCATTCGCCCTACCCAAATGGGCCTTTCTCTGAATATTG ATATGTCCTCCACAGCCTTCATTGAGCCATTGCCTGTCATTGAATTTGTTATTGAGCTTCTTAATAGGGATGTCCAATCAAGACCTCTTTCTGATGCTGATCGTGTGAag ATCAAGAAGGCCTTGAGAGGTGTGAAGGTGGAGGTCACTCACCGGGGGAATATGCGCAGAAAGTATCGCATATCTGGTTTAACATCACAAGCAACTAGAGAGCTAAC TTTCCCAGTTGATGAGAGGGGTACAGTGAAGTCTGTTGTACAATATTTTCAGGAGACTTATGGTTTTACTATCCAGCACACAAGTTGGCCATGTTTGCAGGTTGGTAATCAGCAGAGGCCAAATTATTTACCTATGGAG GTTTGTAAAATTGTGGAAGGCCAAAGATATTCTAAGAGACTGAATGAGAGACAAATCACTGCACTCTTAAAGGTGACATGTCAACGGCCTCATGATAGGGAGCTGGACATTTTACAG ACAGTTCATCACAATGCTTATCACGAAGATCCTTTTGCTAGAGAATTTGGGATCAAAATTAGTGAGAAACTTGCTTCAGTTGAGGCCCGTGTTCTGCCTCCTCCTTGG CTTAAGTATCATGATACTGGCAGGGAGAAAAATTGCTTGCCAAGAGTTGGCCAGTGGAATATGATGAACAAG AAAATGGTAAATGGTGGGAGAGTGAATAGCTGGACATGtatcaattttgcaaagaatgtgcAAGATAATTTGGCTAGGGGATTTTGTCATGAGCTTGCTCAGATGTGCCAGATATCAGGAATG GAATTTTCTCTAGATCCTGTGCTTCATCCTCTAACTGCTCGGCCAGATCATGTTGAAAGAGCGCTGAAAGCACGCTATCATGATGCAATGAGCATACTCCAACCTCAGGGAAAAGAGCTTGATTTGCTCATTGTAATATTGCCTGATAATAATGGCTCTCTTTATG GTGATCTAAAACGGATATGTGAGACTGACCTTGGTTTAGTTTCACAATGTTGTTTGACAAAGCATGTTTTCAGGATGAGTAAACAATACCTTGCCAATGTTGCCCTCAAGATCAATGTAAAG gttggagGAAGGAACACAGTTCTTGTCGATGCATTGTCAAGGTGCATTCCTCTTGTTAGCGACCGACCAACTATAATATTTGGTGCTGACGTAACACATCCTCATCCTGGGGAAGATTCTAGCCCTTCTATCGCAGCT GTTGTTGCGTCTCAAGACTGGCCTGAGGTGACGAAATATGCTGGATTGGTCTGTGCTCAAGCCCATCGGCAAGAATTAATTCAAGATCTGTTTAAGGTCTGGCAAGATCCTCAGCGAGGAACTCTTACTGGTGGCATGATAAA GGAGCTACTTATTTCCTTCAAAAAGGCTACCGGACAAAAGCCTCAACGGATTATATTCTACAG GGATGGAGTGAGTGAGGGTCAATTCTATCAAGTTCTACTATATGAACTGGATGCGATTAGAAAA GCCTGTGCTTCTCTAGAACCAAACTATCAACCTCCAGTGACTTTTGTGGTGGTCCAAAAACGTCATCACACTAGACTGTTTGCTAACAATCACGGTGACCATCAATCTGTTGATAAGAGTGGAAACATATTGCCTG GGACTGTTGTCGATTCTAAGATATGCCATCCTACAGAATTTGATTTCTACTTGTGCAGCCATGCAGGCATTCAA GGTACAAGCCGACCGGCCCATTACCATGTCTTGTGGGATGAAAATAAATTCACAGCAGATGGTCTGCAAACTCTGACAAACAACCTCTGTTACAC GTATGCAAGGTGCACTCGCTCTGTATCTATAG TGCCGCCTGCTTACTATGCCCATCTAGCTGCATTCCGGGCTAGGTTTTACATGGAACCAGAGACATCAGATAGTGGTTCTCTGGCAAGTGGAGCAGCTGCTGGACGTGGATTTCCACCGGGTGGGGCGCGGGCAACCAGGGGCCCTGGCACTGCAGCTGTTAAACCTCTTCCAGCCCTGAAGGAGAACGTCAAGAGGGTCATGTTCTATTGTTAA